The following coding sequences are from one Methyloterricola oryzae window:
- a CDS encoding b(o/a)3-type cytochrome-c oxidase subunit 1: MIDAATKKLSLFNAWVAFGAFALACVFGMYQVLERSGLVSFIQSPAVYFASVSTHGVLMGFVLTTFFIMGFGYYTASASLKEPIWNMPLAWAGFGISLGGTVLAAIPLLLGKASVLYTFYPPVQANALFYIGATLLVVGSWFWCAIMIVMTVRWKKAHPGESVPLPMFATATNAILWLWTSAGVALEAVFLLLPWSLGLVETIDVGLARTLFAWTLHPIVYFWLIPAYTALYCYVPQAAGSKLFSDELARLAFLLILVFGLPIGFHHLYMDPEQAAGWKFLHMVGTFAVAVPTLLTGFTVIASLEMAGRKAGGKGLFGWIGALPWKNPMVLAAILSLLMLLLGGFGGIVNASYAMNAMVHNTAWVPGHFHLIFAGTTIIMYLALGYAIWPKLCGKALFSKELALVQLWSWFIGMVIMTTPWHVLGLLGQPRRISSVHYNSVLTLAWDPYELAMILGGLVLLASACLYVYILYKTQVEGVAAEATDDRAVDAPDTAAVPPWLNSFTVWNYLILALMVLSYGIPIAQFFFMKTYDPTAWGY; encoded by the coding sequence CAGCGGCCTGGTCTCGTTCATCCAGTCTCCCGCGGTGTACTTCGCGTCGGTCAGCACCCACGGCGTCCTCATGGGCTTCGTGCTGACCACGTTCTTCATCATGGGCTTCGGCTATTACACGGCTTCTGCCAGTCTCAAGGAGCCCATCTGGAACATGCCCCTGGCCTGGGCCGGTTTCGGCATCTCCCTGGGCGGCACCGTGCTCGCGGCTATTCCGCTGCTGCTGGGCAAGGCTTCGGTGCTGTACACCTTTTATCCGCCGGTACAGGCCAACGCCCTGTTTTACATCGGCGCCACCCTGCTGGTGGTGGGGTCCTGGTTCTGGTGTGCCATCATGATCGTCATGACCGTGCGCTGGAAGAAGGCGCACCCCGGTGAGTCGGTGCCCTTGCCCATGTTCGCCACCGCCACCAATGCCATCCTGTGGCTGTGGACCAGCGCCGGTGTCGCCCTGGAAGCGGTGTTCCTGCTCCTGCCCTGGTCGCTGGGGCTGGTGGAGACCATCGACGTGGGCCTGGCGCGCACGCTGTTTGCCTGGACGCTGCATCCCATCGTGTACTTCTGGCTGATTCCGGCCTACACCGCCTTGTACTGCTATGTGCCGCAGGCGGCCGGGAGCAAGCTGTTCAGCGACGAACTGGCGCGGCTGGCCTTCCTCTTGATTCTGGTGTTCGGCCTGCCCATCGGGTTTCACCACCTCTACATGGATCCGGAGCAGGCGGCCGGCTGGAAATTCCTGCACATGGTGGGAACCTTCGCCGTGGCCGTGCCGACGCTGCTCACGGGTTTCACCGTGATTGCCTCGCTGGAGATGGCGGGGCGTAAGGCGGGGGGCAAGGGCCTGTTCGGCTGGATCGGCGCGCTGCCCTGGAAAAACCCCATGGTGCTGGCGGCCATCCTCTCTTTGCTGATGCTGTTGCTCGGCGGTTTCGGCGGCATCGTCAACGCCAGCTACGCCATGAACGCCATGGTGCACAATACGGCGTGGGTGCCGGGTCACTTTCACCTGATCTTTGCCGGTACCACGATCATCATGTACCTGGCCCTGGGCTATGCCATCTGGCCCAAGCTCTGCGGCAAGGCGCTGTTCTCCAAGGAACTGGCTCTGGTGCAGTTGTGGAGCTGGTTCATCGGCATGGTGATCATGACCACGCCCTGGCATGTGCTGGGCTTGCTCGGCCAGCCGCGTCGCATTTCCAGCGTGCATTACAACAGTGTGCTGACCCTCGCCTGGGATCCCTATGAGTTGGCCATGATCCTGGGTGGACTGGTGCTGCTGGCCTCGGCCTGCCTGTATGTGTATATCCTCTACAAGACTCAGGTGGAGGGCGTCGCCGCAGAGGCGACCGATGACAGGGCGGTGGACGCGCCGGATACCGCAGCGGTTCCGCCCTGGCTGAACAGCTTTACCGTGTGGAACTATTTGATCCTGGCGTTGATGGTGCTGAGCTACGGCATTCCCATCGCCCAGTTCTTCTTCATGAAAACCTACGACCCGACCGCCTGGGGGTACTAG
- a CDS encoding c-type cytochrome: protein MKRVFLLGLGLGISAGLLAAPSSRVAWTPEQIRFVKQGNAGHGKELAATCAGCHNAESEFPSLEGQLATYLYRQLHDYREGSRQDAVMGPMAQGLSDQDLADLAAWYAGQSPRSGSGAVDDPTGIVAEGDGRRMEPPCISCHGSSGQGEPVDVPRLAGQKTAYLERTLLAYKSGARANDIYSRMRLIAGKLSDTEIKQLAAYYGAAK from the coding sequence ATGAAACGCGTTTTTCTCTTGGGATTGGGGTTGGGAATTTCAGCGGGCCTGCTGGCGGCGCCATCCAGCCGGGTCGCCTGGACACCGGAGCAGATCCGCTTCGTCAAGCAAGGCAATGCCGGTCATGGCAAGGAACTGGCCGCCACCTGCGCGGGCTGTCACAACGCGGAAAGCGAGTTTCCCAGCCTGGAGGGGCAACTGGCCACCTATCTGTACCGTCAGTTGCATGACTACCGCGAGGGCAGCCGCCAGGATGCGGTGATGGGACCCATGGCCCAAGGGCTCAGCGATCAGGACCTGGCCGACCTGGCGGCCTGGTATGCCGGGCAGTCGCCGCGCAGCGGCAGCGGAGCCGTGGACGATCCGACCGGTATCGTGGCCGAGGGCGACGGGCGGCGCATGGAGCCGCCCTGCATCAGCTGCCATGGTTCCAGCGGACAGGGCGAACCGGTGGACGTGCCGCGCCTGGCGGGCCAGAAGACCGCCTATCTGGAAAGAACCCTGCTCGCCTACAAGAGCGGTGCGCGGGCCAATGACATCTACTCCAGGATGCGCTTGATCGCCGGCAAACTGAGTGACACCGAGATCAAGCAGTTGGCGGCGTATTACGGAGCGGCGAAGTGA
- a CDS encoding glutathione peroxidase, whose product MTSPIYDFKTRTLDGKDLDLAQFKGKVLLIVNTASQCGFTPQYAGLEAMHRKYKYRGLVVLGFPCNQFGGQEPGSSAQIAEFCDSHYGVSFTLSEKVEVNGSNAHPLFQYLTRTKAGVLGTEAIKWNFTKFLVDRQGEVIGRYGSVTTPESMEPDIESALGPA is encoded by the coding sequence ATGACCTCCCCCATCTATGACTTCAAGACCCGGACATTGGACGGCAAGGACCTGGACCTGGCGCAATTCAAGGGCAAGGTGCTGCTGATCGTGAATACCGCCAGCCAATGCGGCTTTACCCCCCAATACGCCGGCCTCGAGGCCATGCACCGCAAGTACAAGTATCGGGGCCTCGTGGTCCTGGGCTTTCCCTGCAACCAGTTCGGCGGCCAGGAGCCCGGCAGCAGCGCCCAGATTGCCGAGTTCTGCGACAGCCATTACGGCGTGAGTTTCACCCTCTCGGAGAAAGTGGAGGTGAACGGCAGCAACGCCCACCCCCTGTTCCAATATCTCACCCGGACCAAGGCGGGCGTGCTGGGAACCGAGGCCATCAAGTGGAACTTCACCAAATTTCTGGTGGACCGCCAAGGCGAGGTGATCGGCCGCTATGGATCCGTGACCACGCCAGAGAGCATGGAGCCCGATATCGAAAGCGCCCTCGGACCGGCCTAG
- the folK gene encoding 2-amino-4-hydroxy-6-hydroxymethyldihydropteridine diphosphokinase — translation MVEVYLSIGSNVDRDIHIPGALADLEDIFGALSVSGVYESEAVGFEGDPFYNLVVGFRTELPVQQVAARLSEIEDRHGRTRDAKKFAPRTLDIDLILYGDLVLREGKLNLPRPELSEYAFMLEPLAEIAPNLVHPVLGRTCGELWADYDKSQSRQQKVTPPWLVRRNQTEKPT, via the coding sequence ATGGTTGAGGTTTACCTCAGCATCGGCAGCAACGTGGATAGGGACATCCATATCCCCGGCGCGCTCGCGGACCTGGAAGACATCTTCGGCGCGCTGAGCGTTTCCGGCGTCTACGAAAGCGAGGCGGTCGGATTTGAGGGAGACCCGTTCTACAACCTGGTGGTGGGGTTTCGCACCGAGTTGCCGGTACAACAGGTTGCGGCCAGGCTGTCAGAGATCGAGGACCGTCACGGCCGCACCCGCGATGCGAAGAAATTCGCGCCGCGAACCCTGGATATCGACCTAATCCTCTACGGCGATCTGGTCCTGCGGGAAGGTAAGCTGAACCTCCCCCGCCCTGAGCTGTCGGAGTATGCGTTCATGCTGGAACCGTTGGCGGAAATCGCACCAAATCTGGTGCACCCGGTGCTGGGCCGAACCTGCGGCGAGCTATGGGCGGATTACGACAAGTCCCAGTCGCGGCAGCAGAAAGTCACGCCCCCTTGGCTCGTGCGCCGAAATCAAACCGAGAAACCGACATGA
- the folB gene encoding dihydroneopterin aldolase has protein sequence MDIIFLRGLQIETVIGIYDWERKIRQTVVLDLEMACDIRKAAASDAIEDTLDYKAVSKSIISFVEGSSFFLVETLAERICDILISDFKVPWVRLTLNKKGAISGASDVGIIIERGERTCHG, from the coding sequence ATGGACATTATATTTCTGCGGGGCCTACAGATCGAGACAGTCATCGGCATCTATGACTGGGAACGCAAGATCAGGCAGACCGTCGTGCTCGACCTGGAGATGGCCTGCGACATCCGCAAGGCCGCCGCTTCCGACGCGATCGAGGACACCCTGGACTACAAGGCCGTCTCCAAGAGCATAATCAGCTTCGTGGAAGGCAGTTCTTTTTTTCTGGTGGAAACGCTGGCGGAACGCATCTGCGATATTTTGATCTCGGATTTCAAGGTGCCCTGGGTGCGGCTGACCCTGAACAAGAAGGGTGCCATCAGCGGCGCAAGCGACGTGGGCATCATCATCGAGCGGGGCGAGAGAACCTGCCATGGTTGA